One stretch of Miscanthus floridulus cultivar M001 chromosome 18, ASM1932011v1, whole genome shotgun sequence DNA includes these proteins:
- the LOC136521735 gene encoding peroxidase 45-like, protein MARLRLVLFVAVVVSAALTPPSAVAQLRTDYYASTCPNLEIIVRGSVRQSMAQSQIAAPAALRLFFHDCAVMGCDASIMIVNSNGDDEWRNTANQSLKPDGFQAILSAKAAVDSNQQCQYKVSCADIMALAAREAVYLSGGPYYQVELGRFDGRVSTRDSVRLPGVNFTLDQLNAFFSGLGFSQAETIALLGAHTLGAADCPFFQYRIGSDPSMDQGLASQLRGTCGSNPSGGFAFFDPTPVSFDNAFYRNLQGGRGLLGTDQVLYSDQRSRGAVDNYASNQGAFFADFVAAITKLGRIGAKTTATGEIRRDCRFPN, encoded by the exons ATGGCGAGGCTTAGGCTGGTCTTGTTTGTCGCCGTCGTCGTGTCCGCAGCGCTCACGCCGCCGTCCGCCGTCGCGCAGCTGAGGACGGACTACTACGCCAGCACCTGCCCCAACCTCGAGATCATCGTCCGGGGCTCCGTCAGGCAGTCCATGGCGCAGTCCCAgatcgccgcgcccgccgcgctcAGGCTCTTCTTCCACGACTGCGCCGTCATG GGCTGCGACGCGTCGATCATGATCGTGAACTCGAACGGCGACGACGAGTGGCGGAACACCGCCAACCAGTCGCTCAAGCCGGATGGGTTCCAGGCCATTCTGAGCGCCAAGGCCGCCGTGGACAGCAACCAGCAGTGCCAATACAAGGTGTCGTGCGCGGACATCATGGCCCTCGCCGCCAGAGAAGCCGTCTACCTG AGTGGCGGGCCGTACTACCAGGTGGAGCTCGGCCGGTTCGACGGCAGGGTGTCGACCAGGGACAGCGTCCGGCTGCCGGGTGTCAACTTCACCCTGGACCAGCTCAACGCCTTCTTCTCCGGCCTCGGCTTCTCCCAGGCTGAAACGATCGCCCTCTTAG GTGCGCACACCCTCGGCGCGGCGGACTGCCCCTTCTTCCAGTACAGGATCGGCAGCGACCCGAGCATGGACCAGGGCCTGGCGTCGCAGCTGCGCGGCACCTGCGGCTCCAACCCCAGCGGCGGCTTCGCGTTCTTCGACCCCACGCCGGTGAGCTTCGACAACGCCTTCTACCGGAACCTACAGGGAGGCAGGGGGCTCCTGGGCACCGACCAGGTGTTGTACAGCGACCAGAGGTCCCGCGGCGCCGTTGACAACTACGCGTCCAACCAGGGCGCCTTCTTCGCCGACTTCGTGGCGGCAATCACCAAGCTCGGCAGGATCGGGGCCAAGACGACGGCCACCGGCGAGATACGCCGtgactgccggttcccgaactaA